A single Leptospira barantonii DNA region contains:
- the rpsM gene encoding 30S ribosomal protein S13, whose protein sequence is MARIAGIDLPREKRIVVGLTYIFGIGDSLSRVILKKAGIDESIRVKDLNESQEAAIRKALEESAKVEGDLRSEIQLNIKRLMDIGCYRGLRHRRGLPVNGQRTRTNARTRKGGKKTVANKKKVTK, encoded by the coding sequence ATGGCGCGTATTGCAGGTATTGACCTTCCAAGAGAAAAGAGAATCGTTGTAGGATTAACCTACATCTTCGGGATTGGCGATTCTCTTTCGAGAGTAATTTTGAAAAAGGCGGGAATCGACGAATCGATTCGCGTTAAAGATTTAAACGAATCTCAGGAAGCCGCGATTCGTAAAGCGCTTGAAGAAAGTGCGAAAGTGGAAGGGGACCTGCGTTCCGAAATCCAACTGAACATCAAACGTTTGATGGATATCGGTTGTTATAGAGGACTCAGACATAGAAGAGGTCTTCCGGTGAACGGTCAAAGAACGAGAACCAACGCCAGAACTAGAAAGGGCGGAAAGAAAACCGTTGCGAACAAGAAAAAGGTAACTAAGTAA
- the rpsK gene encoding 30S ribosomal protein S11 has translation MADDKKSSKKEKKVKKKEKKVVPRGKVYITASFNNTIVTITDMAGNTISWSTSGAMGFRGSKKSTPYAAQIAAGNAAEKAMDSAGLQEVDVMVSGPGIGRESAIRSLVARGLNIKMIKDVTPLPHNGCRPRKRRRV, from the coding sequence ATGGCTGACGATAAGAAATCTTCCAAGAAAGAAAAGAAAGTTAAAAAGAAGGAAAAGAAGGTAGTTCCTCGCGGTAAAGTTTATATCACCGCTTCCTTCAACAATACGATCGTTACGATCACCGATATGGCCGGAAACACCATTTCTTGGTCCACTTCGGGCGCGATGGGATTTCGTGGATCCAAAAAATCCACTCCTTACGCGGCTCAGATCGCGGCAGGAAACGCCGCTGAAAAAGCGATGGATTCCGCAGGACTTCAAGAAGTCGACGTAATGGTATCCGGACCGGGAATCGGCCGTGAATCCGCGATTCGTTCTTTGGTTGCCAGAGGATTGAACATTAAAATGATTAAGGACGTTACTCCGCTACCACACAACGGTTGCCGTCCACGCAAGAGAAGAAGGGTCTAA
- the rpsD gene encoding 30S ribosomal protein S4, which translates to MARYRGPVVKIMRREGVDLFLKSSYTFNKDKFHRKGPPGMPTKRKGKVSEYGAQLREKQKLKRAYGLLEKQFRRYYEEASHSHGVTGEILLQLLERRLDNVLYRLGFAVTRRQARNFIAHRHVLVNGERVDIPSYRLNVGDKVEIREKFRTSAFIADNIRLSQSLQGVPSWLSADYTNFGGDVTALPERHHIDLPVKEQVIVELYSK; encoded by the coding sequence ATGGCAAGATATAGAGGTCCTGTTGTAAAAATCATGAGAAGGGAGGGAGTTGATCTCTTCCTTAAGTCCAGTTATACTTTTAATAAGGATAAATTTCACCGCAAAGGCCCTCCGGGTATGCCTACAAAGCGGAAGGGAAAAGTGTCGGAATACGGCGCTCAGCTCCGTGAAAAACAAAAGCTCAAAAGAGCTTACGGACTTTTAGAAAAACAATTCCGCAGATATTATGAAGAAGCTTCTCACTCTCACGGTGTGACCGGTGAAATTCTTCTCCAACTTCTGGAAAGAAGATTGGACAACGTTTTGTATCGTCTCGGATTCGCGGTTACTCGTCGCCAAGCGAGAAACTTCATCGCTCACAGACACGTTCTCGTGAACGGAGAAAGAGTGGATATTCCTTCCTACAGACTCAATGTAGGGGATAAAGTCGAAATTCGCGAGAAGTTTAGAACATCCGCATTCATTGCAGACAACATTAGATTGTCCCAGTCTTTGCAGGGAGTTCCATCCTGGTTATCGGCAGATTACACAAACTTTGGCGGGGACGTAACGGCATTGCCTGAGCGTCATCATATCGATCTACCTGTTAAAGAACAGGTAATCGTAGAGCTTTATTCGAAATAA
- a CDS encoding DNA-directed RNA polymerase subunit alpha: MSLKSLLKGFKRPKKIEFNTEANTPNYGKFVAEPFERGFATTIGNSLRRTLMSSIEGAAISAIRIEGVNHEFSFIEGVAEDVTRIILNLKQVRIKYEPEEKDQSKIIHLELKGAGYFRAGDLAVDSSIEIMNPDLHIATLNEDANLIMDLEIQRGRGYVPAEEKKKDIEVLGTIPVDSIFSPVQKVVFEVSETRVAQRSDYEKLTLEVWTDGSVSPDDAVAQAAKILKEHLTVFINFEEELEEEDDELDEADEKLKASLSKHVEELELSVRSLNVLRSLEIDFIGDLVKRSEEEMSKSKHYSDQCLQELKAKLSTLGLSFGMRDF, translated from the coding sequence TTGTCTCTCAAAAGCTTACTCAAAGGATTTAAACGTCCTAAGAAGATTGAATTCAACACGGAAGCGAACACTCCCAATTACGGGAAGTTCGTTGCAGAGCCATTTGAAAGGGGTTTTGCGACAACTATCGGTAACTCACTCAGAAGGACTCTTATGTCTTCGATCGAGGGAGCCGCGATTTCTGCGATTCGTATCGAAGGGGTAAACCACGAGTTTTCCTTTATCGAAGGTGTTGCGGAAGACGTAACGAGAATCATTCTGAACCTGAAACAAGTTCGTATTAAATACGAGCCTGAAGAAAAAGATCAGAGCAAGATCATTCACCTCGAACTGAAAGGCGCTGGCTATTTCAGAGCGGGAGATCTCGCGGTTGATTCTTCCATCGAAATCATGAACCCGGATCTTCACATCGCGACTTTGAACGAAGACGCGAATCTGATCATGGATCTTGAAATTCAGAGAGGAAGAGGATATGTTCCCGCTGAAGAAAAGAAAAAAGATATCGAAGTTCTCGGAACGATTCCGGTGGATTCTATCTTTTCTCCTGTTCAGAAAGTGGTTTTCGAAGTATCTGAAACCCGCGTAGCTCAAAGATCCGACTACGAAAAACTGACTCTGGAAGTATGGACCGACGGTTCCGTTTCTCCTGACGACGCGGTAGCTCAAGCCGCTAAAATTTTAAAAGAGCATCTTACAGTATTTATCAATTTCGAAGAAGAACTGGAAGAAGAAGACGACGAACTGGATGAAGCGGATGAAAAACTCAAAGCTTCCTTGTCGAAACACGTGGAAGAATTGGAACTTTCCGTTCGTTCTCTCAATGTGTTGAGAAGTCTGGAAATCGATTTCATCGGTGATCTCGTAAAAAGATCCGAAGAAGAAATGTCTAAATCCAAACACTACAGCGATCAGTGTCTCCAAGAGTTGAAGGCGAAACTTTCCACTCTGGGTCTCTCTTTCGGAATGAGGGATTTCTAA
- the rplQ gene encoding 50S ribosomal protein L17: MNKRNKVKHLNRNKGHRDALINNMITSLFKYERIESTQAKLKVIRSHAEKLITRAKKNLVADLKPEVQLHNKREVMKRIKDREVVVKLFEDIAKRFETKNGGYTRVLKLVNRASDNSEVGILELTSRKERSALLKEREEKRETQAKAREERRTARKSGSSPAPAKKEAAPKKEAKKK; this comes from the coding sequence ATGAACAAAAGAAATAAAGTAAAACATTTAAACCGCAACAAAGGCCACAGAGACGCGTTGATCAACAACATGATCACCTCTCTTTTTAAGTATGAGAGAATCGAATCCACTCAAGCAAAATTGAAAGTGATTCGTTCTCACGCGGAAAAACTGATTACGAGAGCTAAGAAGAATCTCGTAGCCGATCTGAAGCCTGAAGTTCAACTCCATAACAAACGCGAAGTCATGAAAAGAATCAAAGACCGCGAAGTTGTGGTAAAACTTTTCGAAGATATCGCTAAACGTTTCGAGACTAAAAACGGCGGTTACACTCGCGTTCTAAAACTCGTGAACAGAGCTTCCGATAATTCCGAAGTGGGAATTTTGGAACTGACTTCCAGAAAAGAAAGATCCGCGCTTCTCAAAGAAAGAGAAGAAAAACGCGAAACTCAAGCAAAAGCCAGAGAAGAAAGAAGAACCGCGAGAAAATCGGGTTCCTCCCCGGCTCCTGCAAAGAAAGAAGCGGCTCCTAAAAAAGAAGCGAAGAAAAAGTAA
- a CDS encoding LamG domain-containing protein: MLGILLLSLQFSCNEAQKFSLDASNPAGLLLQIAVPNIISGSTTGTTGSAGSSSGFSVTPDIHSAKLTWTASSDGSKFKIYSSTTAPVTTTGSPEITGSGTGITGNSYTHTGLTGGVIRYYLLEKIQTDGTKTYSDTIQAKPYYLPSDVASLVLWLSADSGVTKDASNKITSWLDQANGSNFVNATANQEPFWVANYRNQRPFVQTSNPQARFFSGPGVGITGSSYTILYVLEQAAVAGTSDGILHLSGGSNPLVLKIQNGQFQVNTGAGDFKSNTYATNVAHIATAQFSGTSTSLYLNGTLDKTTTNVYPASGNSTSYLGVYFGGAGFEGKIAEVLIYNQGLSTADRIKAECYLSFKYNLSVPHVCN; this comes from the coding sequence GTGTTAGGAATTCTTCTTCTTTCACTTCAATTCTCCTGTAATGAAGCGCAGAAATTTAGCCTCGATGCGAGTAATCCGGCGGGTCTGCTTTTACAAATTGCAGTTCCGAACATAATCTCGGGAAGTACGACCGGAACCACGGGTAGCGCCGGATCTTCTTCCGGTTTCAGTGTCACTCCAGATATTCATTCCGCAAAGCTTACTTGGACCGCGAGTTCCGACGGTTCCAAGTTTAAAATCTATTCTTCTACGACTGCGCCGGTGACTACGACCGGTTCGCCTGAAATTACGGGAAGTGGAACCGGAATTACCGGGAACTCTTATACGCACACCGGATTGACCGGAGGTGTGATTCGTTATTATCTGCTGGAGAAAATCCAAACCGACGGAACCAAGACGTATTCGGATACGATTCAGGCGAAGCCGTATTATCTACCTTCGGATGTTGCAAGTTTGGTTCTTTGGTTGAGCGCGGATTCCGGAGTTACGAAGGACGCTTCGAATAAAATCACTTCTTGGTTGGATCAAGCGAACGGAAGTAACTTCGTGAACGCGACCGCAAACCAAGAGCCGTTCTGGGTTGCGAATTACAGAAATCAAAGACCTTTCGTTCAAACGAGCAACCCGCAGGCTCGATTCTTTTCCGGTCCGGGCGTGGGGATCACGGGAAGTTCTTATACGATTCTTTACGTTTTGGAACAGGCCGCAGTGGCCGGAACCAGCGACGGGATTCTCCATTTATCGGGAGGATCGAATCCGTTGGTTTTGAAAATACAAAACGGCCAGTTTCAAGTGAACACGGGCGCGGGCGACTTTAAAAGCAATACATACGCGACTAATGTCGCTCATATCGCGACGGCTCAATTCTCGGGTACTTCAACTTCCTTATATTTAAACGGAACCTTGGATAAGACGACGACTAACGTATATCCCGCTTCGGGAAACTCCACGAGTTATCTCGGAGTTTATTTCGGCGGCGCTGGATTTGAAGGTAAGATCGCCGAAGTTCTGATATACAATCAAGGACTCAGCACTGCGGATCGAATCAAAGCCGAATGTTATCTGAGTTTTAAATACAATCTTTCCGTTCCTCACGTTTGTAACTAA
- a CDS encoding putative Ig domain-containing protein, whose translation MPSKNKTLEFFYQRAEFRNVTFLLRSDIGSFFPKQFRILFYSLLLSTFFFGFSGCLQGGFGTPSYLNLFSLQEGPVSDLRYPVSSYQYTTHTKIPTFRPSVHGTPTEFSVTPSLPDGLTLDPATGALSGIPSVRIPTTDFTITAKNESGSTSTTFTLSATLFLWKGGSYLKASNADSSDSLGWAVALDGETLVVGAYLESSSQTTITNGTTASADNSADGSGAVYVYKRNGANWIQEAYLKAPNAEAWDSFGYSVAIQGDTIAVGAIGEGSSQTTITNGTTASADNSAPYSGAVYVYKRTGTTWNQEAYIKASNAEAGDSFGYSVAIQGDTIAVGAYAEASNETTITNGNTSSADNSNANSGAVYVYKRTGTNWDQEAYIKAVNGEAGDLFGYSISLSADTLVVGAPMESSNQTTITNGTIASANNSSFSSGAVYVYLRTGNVWMQQAYLKASPPPPTTMSGQQLGITVSIHGDTIAASATQSNEGAVYVFVRNASVWGFEAGIRPSNPTTVNYFGFSLSVFGDTIAVGTYWEDGNENKVLNGTTASTDNSLPGSGAVYVYQRAGTIWTQQSYIKAPNVQSNDWFGYSVALSGDTIVSGAPQEDGGLTVSADGLLQTWNELKPDSGAIYIFNR comes from the coding sequence ATGCCTTCCAAAAATAAAACATTAGAATTCTTTTATCAACGGGCCGAATTCCGGAACGTAACGTTCCTCTTGCGTTCCGATATTGGTTCTTTTTTTCCAAAACAGTTTAGAATATTATTTTATTCTTTATTGCTTTCGACGTTTTTTTTCGGTTTCTCGGGTTGTCTGCAAGGCGGATTCGGAACTCCGTCCTATCTAAATCTTTTTTCTCTGCAGGAAGGGCCGGTCTCCGATCTGCGTTATCCGGTTTCTTCTTATCAATATACGACTCATACGAAAATTCCCACCTTTCGTCCGTCCGTACATGGGACACCGACCGAATTCTCGGTAACACCTTCGTTACCGGATGGGCTCACCTTGGATCCGGCGACGGGAGCGCTTTCCGGTATTCCGAGCGTTCGAATTCCTACGACCGACTTTACGATCACCGCCAAAAACGAAAGCGGATCCACTTCGACTACGTTTACATTGTCGGCCACACTCTTTCTCTGGAAGGGCGGTTCCTATCTGAAGGCGTCCAATGCCGACAGTTCGGATTCTTTGGGATGGGCAGTCGCTTTGGACGGAGAGACTCTTGTGGTTGGGGCTTATTTGGAGAGCAGTTCCCAAACGACGATTACCAACGGAACGACCGCGAGCGCGGACAACTCTGCGGACGGTTCGGGGGCCGTTTATGTTTACAAAAGAAACGGCGCGAATTGGATTCAGGAGGCCTATCTCAAAGCACCCAATGCGGAAGCCTGGGATTCGTTCGGATACAGCGTCGCAATTCAAGGGGATACGATCGCGGTAGGAGCGATTGGGGAAGGCAGTAGTCAGACAACGATTACGAACGGAACGACCGCAAGCGCGGACAACTCCGCTCCTTATTCCGGCGCGGTCTACGTTTACAAAAGAACCGGAACGACCTGGAATCAGGAAGCCTATATCAAGGCGTCTAACGCGGAAGCCGGGGACTCGTTCGGATACAGCGTGGCGATCCAAGGAGATACGATCGCGGTAGGGGCTTACGCGGAAGCAAGCAACGAGACTACGATCACAAACGGCAATACCTCGAGCGCCGACAATTCCAACGCGAATTCTGGAGCGGTCTACGTATATAAAAGAACTGGAACCAACTGGGATCAGGAAGCCTATATCAAGGCGGTCAACGGCGAAGCGGGAGACTTATTCGGATATAGTATCTCCTTATCAGCCGACACACTGGTAGTCGGCGCGCCCATGGAAAGTAGCAATCAAACCACAATCACAAACGGGACCATTGCAAGTGCGAATAATTCTTCCTTTAGCTCCGGAGCAGTATATGTGTATCTGCGAACCGGAAATGTTTGGATGCAACAGGCTTATTTAAAGGCCTCTCCCCCTCCTCCGACGACGATGTCGGGTCAACAACTCGGAATCACCGTATCGATCCACGGAGATACGATCGCGGCCAGTGCAACTCAATCCAACGAAGGCGCAGTTTACGTATTCGTTCGTAACGCAAGCGTCTGGGGTTTTGAAGCGGGAATCAGACCCTCCAACCCGACAACAGTGAACTATTTCGGATTCAGTCTGTCGGTTTTTGGAGATACGATTGCGGTGGGAACCTATTGGGAAGACGGAAACGAAAACAAGGTCCTCAATGGAACGACCGCCTCTACGGACAATTCGCTTCCGGGTTCGGGAGCGGTCTACGTATATCAAAGAGCCGGGACGATTTGGACACAACAATCGTATATCAAAGCGCCGAACGTACAATCCAACGATTGGTTCGGATATAGCGTCGCACTTTCGGGGGATACGATCGTATCGGGAGCGCCTCAGGAAGACGGAGGTCTGACCGTAAGCGCGGACGGTCTACTCCAAACCTGGAACGAACTTAAGCCGGATTCGGGAGCGATTTACATTTTCAATCGCTGA
- a CDS encoding FG-GAP repeat protein produces MSVGSASEGGIDSPTTVINLPTDSGGWLNEAYFKPSFVIGDSFYGNSVAVSGDTMVVGEYRENSNQIGLTNGPAPASSDISVFSSGAAFVYRKVAGIWVQEAYLKASNPTSNDNFGTSVSISGDTIVVGAPLNGGSGSVFVFVRTGTTWSQEALLKASNFGQGDHFGSSVDIDGDVIVVGAEWEDSSQNTITNGTSASADNSKSDSGAAYVFRRNAGVWSQEAYLKTPNPDNNDYFGSTVSISGSTIVVGAYKEDSQAVTSNGTIASSDNSKSESGAAYVFRRTAGQWDQEAFLKSSDLTSNDQFGKSVSISVDTIVIGTALEDGDWDSVINGSTASSSNLLGASGAAYVYERTGTIWSQTAYLKAKNVQAGDQFGTAVAVDGNFIVVGAINESSGLSAISFGPLTTWDEKCFQSGAVYMFQKTAGLWGEYAYFKAPNAGSGDLFGSSVALEGTRLVVGAPQEASNQTTITNGTTANADNSMYRAGATYAFQK; encoded by the coding sequence TTGAGTGTCGGTTCCGCTTCGGAAGGCGGAATCGATTCTCCCACGACCGTTATAAATCTTCCTACGGACAGCGGCGGATGGTTGAACGAGGCCTACTTCAAACCGTCTTTTGTGATCGGCGATTCCTTTTATGGAAACAGCGTCGCGGTCTCGGGAGATACGATGGTTGTCGGGGAATATCGGGAAAACAGCAACCAGATCGGACTTACGAACGGTCCCGCTCCCGCAAGTTCCGACATCAGCGTTTTCTCATCCGGAGCCGCCTTCGTCTATCGAAAGGTCGCCGGAATTTGGGTTCAAGAAGCGTATCTAAAAGCTTCCAATCCTACATCCAACGATAACTTCGGTACAAGCGTTTCGATTTCGGGGGATACAATCGTGGTGGGAGCTCCCTTAAACGGAGGTTCCGGATCCGTTTTTGTTTTTGTAAGAACCGGAACAACCTGGTCCCAGGAGGCCTTACTCAAAGCCTCGAACTTCGGACAGGGCGATCATTTCGGTTCGTCGGTGGACATAGACGGAGACGTGATCGTAGTCGGTGCGGAATGGGAAGACAGTTCTCAAAACACGATCACAAACGGAACAAGCGCGAGCGCTGATAATTCCAAATCCGATTCGGGAGCGGCTTACGTTTTCCGAAGAAACGCAGGGGTCTGGTCCCAAGAGGCTTATCTCAAAACGCCGAACCCGGATAACAACGATTACTTCGGTTCGACCGTTTCCATATCCGGGTCGACGATCGTCGTAGGAGCGTATAAGGAAGACAGTCAAGCGGTGACGTCTAACGGAACGATCGCGAGTTCCGATAACTCCAAATCCGAATCGGGCGCCGCATACGTCTTTCGAAGAACGGCGGGACAATGGGACCAGGAAGCGTTCTTGAAGTCCTCCGACTTGACTTCGAACGATCAATTCGGAAAATCCGTTTCCATTTCGGTCGATACGATCGTCATCGGTACCGCACTCGAAGACGGCGATTGGGATTCCGTGATCAACGGATCGACCGCGAGTTCATCCAACTTATTAGGCGCTTCCGGAGCGGCCTACGTTTACGAAAGAACCGGAACGATTTGGTCGCAAACCGCTTATCTTAAAGCGAAGAACGTCCAAGCCGGGGACCAATTCGGCACGGCCGTAGCGGTCGACGGAAACTTTATCGTCGTCGGTGCGATCAACGAATCGAGCGGCCTGTCCGCGATCTCCTTCGGACCATTAACGACTTGGGACGAAAAATGTTTTCAATCCGGGGCGGTTTACATGTTCCAAAAAACGGCGGGACTGTGGGGAGAATACGCCTATTTCAAAGCCCCTAACGCGGGAAGCGGCGACTTGTTCGGTTCCAGCGTCGCGTTGGAAGGAACCAGGCTTGTAGTCGGAGCCCCTCAGGAAGCGAGCAATCAGACAACGATCACGAACGGAACGACCGCGAACGCGGATAATTCCATGTATCGAGCCGGAGCCACGTATGCCTTCCAAAAATAA
- a CDS encoding 1-acyl-sn-glycerol-3-phosphate acyltransferase, which produces MAEKESSVGKWQKEFFENIHLFKRSGMTEEEAKKILQKFLYLSSVTPMPPVMDVFKEPNLLETVGVYTSPEQRSREFMMEFLSPIMKQFTVEGVDNLKAVKPLLGKYPITLISNHLSHLDAPAIFHQLYNCSPEGKSIAEQLVFIAGRLAYEPDFTRLGLYMFGTLLVCSKRDMADNPSLSDVMTKINMRAFRHSQKLQSEGKIVAIFPEGTRSRDGRLMPFVETVYHYVANKVIIPISLEKTDKILPTTSLLFNQVNGKLIIGKPVLVGELSRKQMETFPKDVEQLQFPEHGDKKQFLIDNLALLVGSNLNKHQHGTYRNLYKGDVSGKNILIKVPKEPEEKIVVIGASSMSIAVATLLANKDVLVYLYHPDQTYTEQCNTERRELKYYPLYKLPPNLIFTSDPEVLKTATLFIQGTNPWELINIYPEIQPYLNKNKAPFFNVVKGFTSTGLILDEVQTAFGLEDDRLGVIAGACYPDQIMERKISGFEIAASNASLIPRIQKLFTTGYIFPRPARIPTDIKGVQLGGALKTIYALAMGIVEGYFTQTLGGNVDNSLFHLSNRFFMEMTAIGTKMGGQPETFQGLSGLTDFMLSCFGTDAKDRKTGYDIAYGSPSERMSNGFYGLKVLPNLMNITAENTPVLAAAYEIVINKKPMQQIIEMMEGKLARV; this is translated from the coding sequence ATGGCTGAGAAAGAATCCAGCGTAGGCAAGTGGCAGAAAGAATTTTTCGAAAACATTCATTTATTCAAACGTTCCGGAATGACGGAAGAAGAAGCCAAAAAGATTCTTCAGAAGTTTTTATATCTCTCTTCGGTAACTCCTATGCCTCCGGTCATGGACGTATTCAAAGAACCGAATCTTCTCGAAACGGTGGGAGTTTATACTTCTCCCGAACAAAGATCCAGGGAATTTATGATGGAGTTTCTTTCTCCGATCATGAAGCAGTTCACCGTGGAAGGTGTGGACAATCTCAAAGCGGTCAAACCTCTTCTTGGAAAATATCCGATCACTCTGATCTCGAATCACTTGTCGCATCTCGACGCGCCGGCGATCTTTCATCAGTTGTACAACTGTTCTCCCGAAGGGAAGTCCATCGCGGAACAACTCGTGTTCATCGCGGGAAGACTCGCATACGAACCGGACTTTACCCGTCTCGGCCTTTATATGTTCGGAACTCTTTTAGTTTGTTCCAAAAGGGATATGGCGGATAACCCGAGTCTTTCCGACGTGATGACCAAAATCAACATGAGAGCTTTTCGTCATTCTCAGAAACTTCAGTCCGAAGGTAAGATCGTAGCGATTTTCCCGGAAGGAACCCGTTCCCGGGACGGAAGACTGATGCCTTTCGTAGAAACGGTTTATCACTACGTCGCGAATAAGGTCATCATTCCGATTTCTCTCGAAAAGACGGATAAGATTCTCCCCACAACGAGCCTTCTGTTCAACCAGGTGAACGGAAAGCTCATCATCGGTAAACCCGTGTTAGTTGGAGAACTTTCGCGCAAACAGATGGAAACCTTTCCGAAGGACGTGGAACAACTTCAGTTCCCGGAACACGGAGACAAAAAACAATTCCTCATCGACAACCTCGCTCTTCTTGTAGGATCGAATCTGAACAAACACCAACACGGAACGTATCGAAATCTTTACAAAGGGGACGTTTCGGGTAAGAATATTCTGATCAAGGTTCCGAAAGAACCCGAGGAAAAAATCGTAGTGATCGGCGCGAGCAGTATGTCGATCGCGGTAGCCACACTTCTCGCGAACAAGGACGTATTGGTTTATCTCTATCACCCGGATCAAACCTATACGGAACAATGCAACACCGAACGAAGAGAATTGAAATACTACCCTCTTTACAAACTTCCGCCGAATTTGATTTTCACTTCCGATCCTGAAGTTTTAAAAACGGCGACGTTGTTCATTCAAGGAACCAATCCTTGGGAACTCATCAACATCTATCCCGAAATCCAGCCTTACTTAAACAAGAACAAGGCTCCGTTTTTCAACGTAGTCAAAGGATTTACGAGCACCGGTTTGATCCTCGACGAAGTGCAGACCGCGTTCGGTTTGGAAGACGATCGTCTCGGCGTAATCGCGGGAGCTTGTTATCCGGATCAGATCATGGAAAGAAAAATTTCCGGTTTCGAGATAGCGGCATCTAACGCGAGTTTGATTCCGAGAATTCAAAAACTTTTTACCACCGGTTATATCTTTCCTCGTCCGGCGAGAATTCCAACGGACATCAAAGGGGTTCAGTTGGGTGGCGCGCTCAAAACGATCTACGCGCTTGCGATGGGAATCGTGGAAGGTTATTTCACACAAACCCTCGGCGGGAACGTGGACAATTCTCTCTTTCATCTTTCCAATCGTTTCTTTATGGAGATGACCGCGATCGGAACGAAGATGGGCGGACAACCGGAAACCTTTCAAGGTCTTTCGGGTTTGACCGACTTTATGCTTTCTTGTTTCGGAACGGACGCAAAGGACAGAAAAACCGGATACGATATCGCGTACGGTTCTCCGTCTGAAAGAATGTCGAACGGCTTTTACGGTCTCAAGGTTCTGCCGAATCTGATGAACATCACCGCGGAAAACACTCCCGTGCTCGCGGCGGCGTATGAAATCGTAATCAACAAAAAGCCGATGCAACAGATCATCGAAATGATGGAAGGAAAATTAGCGAGAGTTTAA
- a CDS encoding ATP phosphoribosyltransferase regulatory subunit: MNQNLPEPSQKKWIPDGFHFLGPEDSKDRRILLETVSGVLKKKGYSEVFLPAFDYSSTFLQTVSAPDSSSLFRIRDLSGNEISPSIDLTVQAVKGMAGFAHQRENQNIFYVGRVFRESAIGSVSRKEVLQIGAESIGASGKENTFKILEELDEIVSVLPLEDSLTLVLGNVNLFQSIVQEFELSSNEIEILSKLLYQKNVNEIERIFGDKKNHEILIRLLSALVLNFDLDSLKKSLNVSSLSSNLQKSLNSILEETSWIFQSWESKKRKIDLCIDFSLLRDLNYYTGFVFQGYLQGSPDPVLTGGAYDHLYEMFSGVQKDASGYAIVVNTLEASLRTPLPDSKS; the protein is encoded by the coding sequence ATGAATCAGAATCTCCCAGAACCCAGCCAGAAAAAATGGATTCCCGACGGGTTTCACTTTCTCGGTCCAGAAGACAGCAAGGACAGAAGGATCTTGCTCGAAACCGTATCCGGTGTTCTTAAAAAAAAAGGGTATTCCGAAGTATTCTTACCTGCATTCGATTATAGCTCAACGTTTCTTCAAACGGTTTCCGCTCCCGATTCTTCCTCTTTATTCAGAATTCGTGATCTTTCCGGTAACGAAATTTCTCCGAGCATCGACCTAACCGTTCAAGCGGTCAAAGGGATGGCCGGTTTTGCCCATCAAAGGGAGAATCAGAACATATTTTATGTCGGAAGAGTTTTCCGGGAAAGCGCGATCGGAAGCGTATCCAGAAAGGAAGTCCTTCAGATCGGTGCGGAATCGATCGGAGCTTCCGGCAAGGAAAACACGTTTAAAATTTTGGAAGAATTGGACGAGATCGTTTCCGTTCTTCCTCTCGAAGATAGCCTAACGCTTGTTTTAGGAAACGTGAATCTGTTTCAGTCCATCGTCCAAGAATTCGAATTGAGTTCGAACGAGATCGAAATTCTTTCCAAACTGCTCTATCAGAAAAACGTAAACGAGATCGAAAGAATTTTCGGAGATAAAAAGAATCACGAAATTCTCATACGTTTGTTAAGCGCTCTCGTGTTGAACTTCGATCTGGATTCGTTGAAGAAATCCCTGAACGTTTCGTCCCTTTCGTCGAATCTTCAAAAAAGTCTAAACTCGATTCTCGAGGAAACCTCCTGGATCTTTCAATCTTGGGAATCCAAAAAAAGAAAGATCGATCTTTGTATCGATTTTTCACTTTTGAGAGATTTGAACTATTATACAGGTTTCGTATTTCAAGGTTATCTGCAAGGTTCTCCCGATCCGGTTTTGACCGGCGGCGCTTACGATCATCTCTACGAAATGTTTTCGGGAGTGCAAAAGGATGCGAGCGGTTATGCGATCGTGGTCAACACTTTGGAAGCTTCCCTTCGAACTCCTCTTCCCGATTCCAAATCATGA